The Paraburkholderia acidisoli genome contains a region encoding:
- a CDS encoding ATP-dependent DNA helicase produces the protein MNSPTVSRSRPARDSDAPAADARATGSSASSVVVAPAKLSARRAAELQELFAANGLLARKIDGYRPRAAQIEMSSAVAAAMEASAQAQPDPAMFELQARPARRLERGAPVASAGQADVEEAARAASDAGDNTLIVEAGTGTGKTYAYLVPAMLWGGKVVVSTGTKHLQDQLFARDIPTVRDALAVPVSIAMLKGRSNYLCHYYLQRTADNGRLPSRQETAYLQEIVRFAKITRSGDKAELASVPETAAVWSMVTSTRDNCLGQECPHYKDCFVMQARREAQQADIVVVNHHLFFADIMLRDTGMAELLPSANTIIFDEAHQLPETATLFFGETLSTTQFLELARDCVAEGLSHARDAVEWVKLAAGLERAARDVRLAFKEDSLRLAITQLPENHPLFDALDALQTELGVLATALGGQAERAESLGACLRRARELQGILAGWTVPAADATPQRDARKSETKAGDESAHAHDADEKVRWVEVFSHTVQLHETPLSVAPIFAKQRAGVPRTWIFTSATLSVKGDFTHYAAQMGLSSRRSMTLPSPFDYPQQGLLYVPRNMPQPSSPQFTDAVFDAALPAIEASGGGVFMLCTTLRAVDRIAAKLRDTIEARGWNTPLLVQGDASRTELLERFRAYGNAILVGSQSFWEGVDVRGDALSLVVIDKLPFAPPDDPVLAARLDALTKKGLSPFAVHQLPQAVITLKQGAGRLIRAETDRGVLMICDTRLVDKPYGRRIWQSLPPFKRTREIEVVQAFFENEAAQQEPGTDD, from the coding sequence TTGAATTCTCCGACCGTTTCCCGTTCCCGGCCCGCGCGTGACAGCGACGCGCCGGCGGCCGACGCACGCGCGACCGGATCGTCCGCGTCGTCGGTGGTGGTGGCGCCCGCCAAACTGAGCGCCCGCCGCGCCGCCGAACTCCAGGAACTCTTCGCCGCCAACGGCTTGCTCGCGCGCAAGATCGACGGCTATCGCCCGCGCGCCGCGCAGATCGAAATGTCGAGCGCCGTGGCGGCCGCCATGGAAGCCTCGGCGCAGGCCCAACCCGATCCCGCGATGTTCGAGTTGCAGGCGCGTCCCGCGCGCCGCCTCGAGCGCGGTGCGCCGGTCGCCTCGGCCGGGCAAGCCGACGTCGAGGAGGCCGCGCGCGCCGCCTCCGATGCCGGCGACAACACGCTGATCGTCGAAGCTGGCACGGGCACCGGCAAGACCTATGCGTACCTCGTGCCGGCCATGCTGTGGGGCGGCAAGGTGGTCGTCTCCACGGGCACCAAGCACTTGCAGGACCAGCTGTTCGCGCGCGACATTCCCACCGTGCGCGATGCGCTCGCGGTGCCGGTCAGCATCGCCATGCTCAAGGGCCGCTCGAACTACCTCTGCCATTACTATCTGCAGCGCACGGCCGACAACGGCCGCTTGCCGTCGCGCCAGGAAACGGCGTATCTGCAGGAGATCGTGCGCTTCGCGAAGATCACGCGTTCGGGCGACAAGGCCGAACTCGCCAGCGTGCCGGAAACGGCGGCCGTCTGGTCCATGGTCACCTCCACGCGCGACAACTGTCTCGGCCAGGAGTGTCCGCACTACAAGGATTGCTTCGTGATGCAGGCGCGCCGCGAGGCGCAGCAGGCCGACATCGTCGTGGTGAATCACCATCTGTTCTTCGCCGACATCATGTTGCGCGACACCGGCATGGCCGAACTGCTGCCGAGCGCGAACACGATCATCTTCGACGAAGCGCATCAGTTGCCCGAAACGGCCACGCTGTTCTTCGGCGAAACGCTCTCCACCACGCAGTTCCTCGAACTCGCGCGCGATTGCGTCGCCGAAGGTTTGAGCCATGCGCGCGACGCGGTCGAATGGGTCAAGCTCGCGGCCGGGCTCGAACGTGCCGCGCGCGACGTGCGTCTCGCGTTCAAGGAAGATTCGCTGCGTCTCGCGATCACGCAGTTGCCCGAGAATCATCCGCTCTTCGACGCGCTCGATGCGTTGCAGACGGAGCTCGGCGTGCTGGCCACGGCGCTTGGCGGCCAGGCCGAGCGTGCGGAGTCGCTGGGCGCTTGCTTGCGGCGCGCGCGCGAGTTGCAGGGCATTCTCGCGGGTTGGACCGTGCCCGCCGCCGACGCCACGCCTCAACGCGACGCGCGCAAGTCCGAGACGAAAGCAGGCGACGAATCCGCTCACGCTCATGACGCCGACGAAAAGGTGCGCTGGGTCGAAGTGTTCTCGCACACGGTGCAATTGCACGAGACGCCGCTGTCGGTCGCGCCGATCTTCGCGAAGCAGCGCGCCGGCGTGCCGCGCACGTGGATCTTCACGTCGGCCACGCTTTCGGTGAAGGGCGACTTCACGCATTACGCGGCGCAGATGGGTCTGAGCTCGCGCCGTTCGATGACGTTGCCGAGCCCGTTCGATTATCCGCAGCAGGGCTTGCTGTACGTGCCGCGTAACATGCCGCAGCCGTCGTCGCCGCAATTCACCGACGCGGTATTCGACGCGGCGTTGCCCGCGATCGAGGCGTCAGGCGGCGGCGTCTTCATGTTGTGCACGACCTTGCGCGCCGTGGATCGCATTGCCGCGAAGCTGCGCGATACGATCGAGGCACGCGGCTGGAATACGCCGCTGCTCGTGCAAGGCGACGCCAGCCGTACCGAATTGCTGGAGCGTTTTCGCGCGTACGGCAATGCGATTCTCGTGGGTAGCCAGAGTTTTTGGGAAGGCGTGGACGTGCGCGGTGATGCGCTGTCGCTCGTCGTCATCGACAAGCTGCCGTTCGCGCCGCCCGACGATCCCGTGCTCGCGGCGCGTCTTGATGCGCTCACGAAGAAAGGCTTGAGCCCGTTCGCGGTTCATCAGTTGCCGCAGGCCGTCATTACGCTCAAGCAGGGCGCGGGGCGGCTGATTCGCGCGGAAACCGATCGCGGCGTGCTGATGATCTGCGATACGCGTCTCGTCGATAAACCGTATGGCCGGCGCATCTGGCAGAGCTTGCCGCCGTTCAAGCGCACGCGCGAGATCGAAGTCGTGCAGGCGTTCTTCGAGAACGAAGCCGCGCAGCAGGAACCGGGCACGGACGATTGA
- a CDS encoding cupin domain-containing protein, translated as MPKRSPDHPVDARKQRAAVSLASPAPNVPTSLLGGLTPAQFMRKYWQKKPLLIRQAIPDIEAPLSREELFELADNDDVESRLITHFRRRWALEHGPFSPDELPTPKTRQWTLLVQGADLHDDRARALLERFRFAPDARLDDLMISYATDGGGVGPHFDSYDVFLLQVHGKRRWRIGAQRDLSLVDGLPLKVLANFEPEEEWLLEPGDMLYLPPHIAHDGVAEGECMTCSIGFRSPSTNELTSQFLYWLAERRGDEPASGKNALYRDPDQPAVEHPAQLPAALVERVAGVLAKVRWNDADVSSFVGSYLSEPKSNVVFDSPEKPLDERRFVAQAAKSGITLDRRTILLYDSRSYYLNGEQYLLKEARKWLPALADNRFLDGKRFVTLSHDSCVTALLHEWYRAGWIRVGVLA; from the coding sequence ATGCCGAAGCGGTCCCCAGACCACCCGGTGGACGCGCGCAAGCAGCGCGCCGCCGTCTCCCTGGCGAGTCCCGCGCCGAACGTCCCCACCTCCCTGTTAGGCGGATTGACGCCGGCGCAGTTCATGCGGAAATACTGGCAGAAAAAGCCGCTGCTGATCCGCCAGGCGATTCCCGACATCGAGGCGCCTCTCTCGCGCGAGGAACTCTTCGAACTGGCCGATAACGACGACGTCGAATCGCGCCTCATCACGCATTTTCGCCGCCGCTGGGCGCTCGAACACGGCCCGTTCTCGCCCGACGAACTGCCCACGCCGAAAACGCGTCAATGGACGCTGCTCGTACAAGGCGCCGACCTGCACGACGACCGCGCGCGCGCCTTGCTCGAACGGTTTCGCTTCGCCCCCGACGCGCGCCTCGACGACCTGATGATCTCGTACGCGACCGATGGCGGCGGCGTTGGCCCGCACTTCGATTCGTATGACGTGTTTCTGCTACAGGTCCATGGCAAGCGGCGCTGGCGCATCGGCGCGCAGCGCGATCTCTCGCTCGTGGATGGCCTGCCGCTCAAGGTGCTCGCGAACTTCGAACCCGAGGAAGAGTGGCTGCTCGAGCCGGGCGACATGTTGTATCTGCCGCCGCATATCGCGCACGACGGCGTGGCCGAAGGCGAGTGCATGACCTGCTCGATTGGCTTTCGATCGCCTTCCACGAACGAACTCACGAGTCAGTTTCTCTACTGGCTCGCGGAACGTCGCGGCGACGAGCCCGCCAGCGGCAAGAACGCGCTGTATCGCGACCCCGATCAGCCCGCCGTCGAGCATCCCGCACAATTGCCCGCGGCACTCGTAGAGCGCGTTGCGGGCGTGCTTGCTAAAGTGCGCTGGAATGACGCGGATGTTTCCTCGTTCGTGGGCTCGTATCTTTCGGAGCCGAAGTCGAATGTCGTCTTCGACTCGCCCGAGAAGCCACTCGACGAGCGACGTTTCGTTGCGCAGGCCGCGAAAAGCGGGATAACACTCGACCGCAGGACGATCCTGCTTTACGATTCGCGCTCGTATTACCTGAACGGGGAACAGTACTTGCTCAAGGAAGCGAGAAAGTGGCTGCCGGCATTGGCTGACAACCGCTTTCTGGATGGGAAACGCTTTGTAACACTCTCACACGATTCGTGTGTGACAGCGTTACTACACGAGTGGTATCGTGCGGGCTGGATACGGGTTGGGGTGCTTGCCTAA
- a CDS encoding FKBP-type peptidyl-prolyl cis-trans isomerase, whose translation MKIAKDTVVSVAYKLSDTQGNLIEESDEPMVYLHGGYDGTFPKIEEVLDGKEPGFETQIQLEPTDAFGEYDPELVKIEPRTRFPEPLEVGMQFEGTPEEGDEDLDTLIYTVTDVAEDKVVLDGNHPLAGMALRFALTVKEVREATEDEIEHEHAHGADGLEVVDEDEEDDGEEGDAKPTLH comes from the coding sequence ATGAAAATTGCAAAGGACACCGTCGTCTCGGTTGCTTACAAGCTATCGGATACGCAGGGCAATCTGATTGAGGAAAGCGACGAGCCGATGGTCTATCTGCACGGCGGCTATGATGGCACGTTCCCCAAGATCGAGGAAGTGCTGGACGGCAAGGAGCCGGGCTTCGAGACCCAGATCCAGCTCGAGCCGACCGACGCGTTCGGCGAATACGATCCCGAACTCGTGAAGATCGAACCGCGCACGCGCTTTCCCGAGCCGCTCGAAGTCGGCATGCAGTTCGAGGGCACGCCGGAAGAGGGCGACGAAGATCTCGACACGCTCATCTACACGGTCACGGACGTCGCCGAAGACAAGGTCGTGCTCGACGGCAATCACCCGCTCGCGGGCATGGCGCTGCGTTTCGCGCTCACGGTCAAGGAAGTGCGTGAAGCGACCGAAGACGAGATCGAGCACGAGCACGCGCATGGCGCCGATGGCCTCGAAGTCGTCGATGAAGACGAAGAGGACGACGGCGAAGAAGGCGACGCGAAGCCTACGCTGCACTAA
- the mutS gene encoding DNA mismatch repair protein MutS: protein MATHTAGPADIAQHTPMMQQYLRIKADHPGTLVFYRMGDFYELFFEDAEKAARLLDLTLTQRGASAGNPIKMAGVPHHAVEQYLAKLVKLGESVAICEQIGDPATSKGPVERKVVRVVTPGTLTDAALLSDKNDVYLMAVCPAHNRRGVTVNVGLAWLNLASGGLRLAEVAPDQVAAAFERIRPAEILVAELPAESAGWAPPTGHGALTRVPAWHFDVSSGKQRLCDQLDVASLDGFGAQTLVSACGAAGALLLYAAATQGQQLRHVRSLKVEVETEYIGLDPATRRNLELTETLRGTESPTLCSLLDTCSTTMGSRLLRHWLHHPPRDAAVAQTRQQAIGALLEAPPQASVDTLRSALRQIADVERITGRLALLSARPRDLSSLRDTFAALPALRERVTAASGAVPSLMHLAEALEPPAECAALLARAVTPEPAAMVRDGGVIARGYDADLDELRDISENCGQFLLDLETRERTRTGIANLRVEYNKVHGFYIEVTRGQTDKVPDDYRRRQTLKNAERYITPELKTFEDKALSAQERALAREKALYDALLQTLLPFIPDCQRVACALAELDLLAAFAERARALDWNAPVFSEMPGIEIEQGRHPVVEAQVEQFIANDCVLTAERKLLLITGPNMGGKSTFMRQTALIALLAYVGSYVPAKRARFGPIDRIFTRIGAADDLAGGRSTFMVEMTEAAAILNDATPQSLVLMDEIGRGTSTFDGLALAWAIARHLLASNGCHTLFATHYFELTQLPAEFPHAANVHLSAVEHGHGIVFLHAVDEGPANQSYGLQVAQLAGVPAPVIRAARKHLVHLEQQSAGRPAPQLDLFAAPAPDFSDDFDEAPTQLEDRAEADPAASLVAERLRALDPNELRPREALDLLYELHELATAPDAKR from the coding sequence ATGGCTACACATACCGCCGGCCCAGCCGACATCGCCCAACACACCCCCATGATGCAGCAGTACCTGCGCATCAAGGCCGACCACCCGGGCACGCTCGTGTTTTATCGCATGGGCGACTTCTACGAGCTCTTCTTCGAAGACGCCGAGAAAGCCGCGCGCCTGCTCGATCTGACGCTCACGCAGCGCGGCGCGTCGGCGGGCAATCCCATCAAGATGGCGGGCGTGCCCCACCACGCGGTCGAGCAATACCTCGCCAAGCTCGTGAAGCTCGGCGAATCCGTGGCGATCTGCGAACAGATCGGCGACCCGGCCACGTCCAAGGGACCGGTCGAGCGCAAGGTCGTGCGCGTCGTCACGCCCGGCACGCTCACCGATGCGGCCCTGCTCTCCGACAAAAACGACGTCTACCTGATGGCCGTGTGCCCCGCGCACAACCGGCGCGGCGTGACCGTCAACGTCGGCCTCGCGTGGCTCAACCTCGCGAGCGGCGGCTTGCGTCTCGCCGAAGTCGCGCCGGATCAGGTCGCGGCCGCGTTCGAGCGCATTCGCCCGGCGGAAATTCTCGTCGCGGAACTGCCCGCGGAAAGCGCCGGCTGGGCGCCGCCCACGGGTCACGGCGCGCTCACGCGCGTGCCCGCATGGCATTTCGACGTAAGTTCGGGCAAGCAACGCCTGTGCGATCAACTGGATGTCGCGAGCCTGGACGGCTTCGGCGCGCAAACGCTCGTGAGCGCGTGCGGCGCGGCCGGCGCCCTGCTGCTCTACGCGGCGGCCACGCAAGGCCAGCAGTTGCGCCACGTGCGCAGCCTGAAGGTGGAAGTCGAAACCGAATATATCGGCCTCGATCCCGCCACGCGGCGCAATCTCGAACTCACGGAAACGCTGCGCGGCACGGAATCGCCCACGCTCTGTTCGCTGCTCGACACCTGCAGCACGACCATGGGCAGCCGTTTGCTGCGGCACTGGCTGCATCACCCGCCGCGCGACGCCGCGGTGGCGCAAACCCGCCAGCAGGCCATCGGCGCGCTGCTCGAAGCGCCGCCGCAGGCGAGCGTCGACACCTTGCGCAGCGCGCTGCGCCAGATCGCCGACGTCGAACGCATCACCGGCCGGCTCGCCCTGCTTTCCGCGCGGCCCCGCGACCTGTCCAGCCTGCGCGACACCTTCGCCGCGCTGCCCGCGCTGCGCGAACGGGTGACGGCCGCGAGCGGCGCCGTGCCCTCGCTCATGCATCTTGCCGAAGCGCTCGAACCGCCCGCGGAATGCGCCGCGCTGCTCGCCCGCGCGGTCACGCCCGAACCCGCCGCCATGGTGCGCGACGGCGGCGTGATCGCACGCGGTTACGACGCCGACCTCGACGAGCTGCGCGACATCTCTGAGAACTGCGGCCAGTTCCTGCTCGATCTGGAAACGCGCGAGCGCACACGCACCGGCATCGCCAATTTGCGCGTCGAATACAACAAGGTGCATGGCTTCTATATCGAAGTCACGCGCGGTCAGACCGACAAGGTGCCCGACGACTATCGGCGCCGTCAAACGCTCAAGAACGCCGAGCGCTACATCACGCCCGAACTCAAGACGTTCGAAGACAAGGCGCTCTCGGCGCAGGAGCGCGCGCTCGCGCGCGAGAAGGCGCTCTACGACGCGCTGCTGCAAACGCTGCTGCCCTTCATTCCCGACTGCCAGCGCGTGGCCTGCGCGCTCGCCGAACTCGATCTGCTCGCGGCGTTCGCCGAACGCGCCCGCGCGCTCGACTGGAACGCGCCGGTGTTTTCGGAGATGCCAGGCATCGAGATCGAACAGGGCCGCCATCCGGTCGTGGAGGCGCAGGTCGAGCAGTTCATCGCCAATGACTGCGTGCTCACGGCCGAGCGCAAGCTGCTGCTCATCACCGGCCCCAACATGGGCGGTAAGTCCACGTTCATGCGCCAAACCGCGCTGATCGCCCTGCTCGCCTACGTGGGCAGTTACGTGCCCGCGAAACGCGCGCGCTTCGGCCCGATCGACCGCATCTTCACGCGTATCGGCGCGGCCGACGACCTCGCGGGCGGCCGTTCCACCTTCATGGTGGAAATGACCGAAGCCGCCGCCATTCTCAACGACGCCACGCCGCAAAGCCTCGTGCTGATGGACGAGATCGGCCGCGGCACGTCGACCTTCGACGGCCTCGCGCTCGCGTGGGCCATCGCGCGGCATCTGCTCGCGAGCAACGGTTGCCACACGCTGTTCGCCACGCACTACTTCGAGCTGACGCAACTGCCGGCCGAGTTTCCACACGCGGCGAACGTGCATCTTTCGGCCGTCGAACACGGTCACGGCATCGTGTTCCTGCATGCGGTGGACGAAGGTCCCGCGAATCAGAGCTATGGCCTGCAAGTCGCGCAACTCGCGGGCGTGCCCGCGCCCGTCATCCGCGCGGCGCGCAAGCATCTCGTGCATCTCGAGCAGCAATCGGCGGGACGCCCCGCGCCGCAGCTCGACCTGTTCGCAGCGCCCGCGCCGGATTTCAGCGACGACTTCGACGAAGCCCCTACCCAACTCGAAGATCGCGCCGAAGCCGATCCCGCCGCCTCGCTCGTCGCCGAACGCCTGCGTGCGCTCGATCCGAACGAGTTGCGCCCGCGCGAAGCGCTCGATCTGCTGTACGAACTGCATGAGCTGGCCACGGCGCCGGACGCGAAACGCTGA
- the lplT gene encoding lysophospholipid transporter LplT, giving the protein MKKGFYTIIAAQFVSSLADNALLIAAIALLNVISSPAWVTPLLQIFFTVSYVLLAPFVGAFADALQKRHVMFVSNALKAAGCLLMIAGVHPMIAYGVVGFGAAAYSPAKYGILTELLPAERLVAANAWLESATVLSTIVGTMMGGALVSTYADRFVAHHHLPLLHSAADLAMFAVMLTYAAAALINIGIPDTHARYENRLKQPGRLVHDFVHCFNVLWADKLAQIALWVTTLMWGAAVTLQLLVLKWADANLGLSLSKAAVMQGVTGLGIALGATAAAAWVSLRASLKVLPVGVLCGVVSIAMAFYNKNLFPAGEGIRVGTFILPFYLLFAYPLMVLLGTLAGFFIVPMNALLQHRGATLLSAGHSIAVQNFNQNLAVLLMLGAYALLLTAKMPVQWIIVVFGIFVATLIWLAKRRSAANARTVDLAALVDE; this is encoded by the coding sequence ATGAAAAAAGGCTTCTATACGATCATCGCCGCGCAGTTCGTGTCGTCGCTCGCCGACAACGCGCTGCTGATCGCCGCGATCGCGCTGCTCAACGTCATCTCGTCGCCGGCCTGGGTCACGCCGCTCCTGCAGATCTTCTTCACGGTCTCGTACGTGCTGCTCGCGCCCTTCGTGGGCGCCTTCGCCGACGCGCTGCAGAAGCGCCACGTGATGTTCGTCTCGAACGCGCTGAAGGCCGCGGGCTGCCTGCTGATGATCGCGGGCGTGCACCCGATGATCGCGTACGGCGTGGTGGGCTTCGGCGCCGCGGCCTACTCGCCCGCAAAGTACGGAATCCTCACGGAATTGCTGCCTGCCGAACGGCTCGTGGCCGCCAACGCGTGGCTCGAATCGGCCACCGTGCTCTCCACCATTGTTGGCACGATGATGGGTGGCGCGCTCGTCTCCACCTACGCCGACCGCTTCGTCGCGCATCATCATTTGCCGCTGCTGCACTCGGCCGCCGATCTCGCGATGTTCGCCGTGATGCTCACCTACGCGGCCGCCGCGCTCATCAACATCGGCATTCCCGACACGCACGCGCGCTACGAAAACCGCCTCAAGCAGCCGGGCCGCCTCGTGCACGACTTCGTGCACTGCTTCAACGTGCTATGGGCCGACAAGCTCGCGCAGATCGCGCTCTGGGTCACGACCCTGATGTGGGGCGCGGCCGTGACGCTGCAATTGCTCGTGCTCAAATGGGCCGACGCCAATCTCGGCCTCTCGCTCTCGAAAGCGGCCGTCATGCAAGGCGTGACGGGACTCGGCATCGCGCTCGGCGCGACGGCCGCCGCGGCGTGGGTCTCGCTGCGCGCCTCGCTCAAGGTGCTGCCCGTGGGCGTGCTGTGCGGCGTGGTCTCGATCGCCATGGCGTTCTACAACAAGAACCTCTTTCCGGCGGGTGAAGGCATTCGCGTGGGCACCTTCATCCTGCCCTTCTACCTGCTGTTCGCTTACCCGCTGATGGTGCTGCTCGGCACGCTCGCGGGCTTTTTCATCGTGCCGATGAACGCGCTCCTGCAGCATCGCGGCGCGACGCTGCTTTCCGCGGGTCATTCGATCGCGGTGCAGAATTTCAACCAGAATCTCGCGGTGTTGCTGATGCTGGGCGCCTATGCGCTGCTGCTCACCGCGAAGATGCCGGTGCAGTGGATCATCGTGGTGTTCGGCATTTTCGTTGCCACGCTGATCTGGCTCGCGAAACGGCGCAGCGCGGCAAACGCGCGCACCGTGGACCTCGCGGCGCTCGTGGACGAATAA
- a CDS encoding inositol monophosphatase family protein, which produces MHPMLNIAVKAARRAGQIINRASLDLDLVQVAKKQHNDFVTEVDKAAEAAIIETLKTAYPDHAILAEESGESENESEYQWIIDPLDGTTNFIHGFQYYCVSIALAHKGLVTQAVVYDPTRNDLFTASRGRGAFLNDRRIRVGRRDRLADGLIGTGFPFREKDGLDSYCELFAAMTNACAGLRRPGAAALDLANVAAGRMDGFFEQGLNPWDVAAGSLLVTEAGGLVGNYTGDSDFLRVGEVVAGNPKIYAQMVPILSKFTRISKGA; this is translated from the coding sequence ATGCATCCCATGCTCAACATCGCTGTCAAGGCCGCGCGCCGCGCCGGACAGATCATCAACCGCGCGTCGCTCGATCTCGACCTCGTGCAGGTTGCGAAAAAGCAGCATAACGATTTCGTCACGGAAGTCGACAAGGCGGCCGAAGCCGCCATCATCGAAACGCTCAAGACCGCCTATCCCGACCACGCGATCCTCGCCGAGGAATCGGGCGAATCGGAGAACGAATCCGAATACCAGTGGATCATCGATCCGCTCGACGGCACCACCAACTTCATCCACGGCTTCCAGTACTACTGCGTTTCCATCGCGCTCGCGCACAAGGGACTCGTCACGCAGGCCGTGGTCTACGACCCGACGCGTAACGACCTCTTCACCGCTTCGCGCGGCCGCGGCGCGTTCCTCAACGACCGCCGCATCCGCGTGGGGCGCCGCGACCGTCTCGCCGACGGCCTGATCGGCACGGGCTTCCCGTTCCGTGAAAAGGACGGCCTCGACAGCTACTGCGAACTGTTCGCCGCCATGACCAACGCCTGCGCGGGCCTGCGCCGCCCGGGCGCGGCGGCGCTCGACCTCGCGAACGTCGCGGCCGGCCGCATGGACGGCTTCTTCGAACAAGGGCTGAACCCGTGGGACGTGGCCGCGGGCAGCCTGCTCGTGACGGAAGCCGGCGGTCTGGTCGGCAACTACACGGGCGACTCGGACTTCCTGCGCGTGGGCGAAGTGGTCGCGGGCAACCCGAAGATCTACGCGCAGATGGTGCCGATCCTCTCGAAGTTCACGCGCATCAGCAAGGGCGCCTGA
- a CDS encoding RNA methyltransferase, with protein MLVHPDSAAPAGAQTSAPHPDTHDVHESLAGGFTSTRFVLVEPSHPGNVGAAARALKTMGFSRLVLVAPRVPQVHCDPEAVAMASGADDVLAAAHIVPTLADALAGVQWSLALTARTREYGPPPAAPRHAVQDACRQVAHGGDIALVFGNERTGLSNEDVERCTALAHIPANPAYSSLNLAQAVQVLAYELRLAYLDAHAPGAASHPAVAAGAAAQPGVAGPLAASDDIERMYVHLENALIALDFLDPANPKKLMSRLRRLFARSGLEREEVNIVRGIAKHILMLKGKGDGR; from the coding sequence ATCTTGGTGCACCCCGATTCCGCCGCTCCGGCCGGCGCGCAGACGTCCGCCCCCCACCCCGACACCCACGACGTCCACGAATCCCTCGCGGGCGGCTTCACGTCCACGCGCTTCGTGCTCGTCGAGCCGAGCCACCCGGGCAATGTGGGCGCGGCGGCGCGCGCCCTTAAAACCATGGGCTTCTCGCGCCTCGTGCTGGTCGCGCCGCGCGTGCCGCAGGTCCATTGCGACCCGGAAGCGGTGGCGATGGCGAGCGGCGCCGACGACGTGCTGGCGGCCGCCCACATCGTCCCTACACTCGCCGACGCGCTCGCGGGCGTGCAGTGGTCGCTCGCGCTCACGGCGCGCACGCGCGAATACGGTCCGCCGCCCGCCGCGCCGCGTCACGCGGTGCAGGACGCCTGCCGCCAGGTCGCGCACGGCGGCGACATCGCGCTGGTGTTCGGCAACGAGCGCACGGGCCTCTCGAACGAAGACGTCGAGCGCTGTACGGCGCTCGCGCACATCCCGGCGAACCCCGCGTATAGCTCGCTCAATCTCGCGCAGGCGGTGCAGGTGCTCGCCTACGAGCTGCGCCTCGCGTATCTCGACGCCCATGCGCCGGGCGCCGCGTCGCATCCGGCGGTAGCGGCGGGCGCGGCCGCGCAGCCTGGGGTTGCCGGGCCGCTCGCCGCGAGCGACGACATCGAGCGCATGTACGTCCATCTCGAGAACGCACTGATCGCGCTCGATTTTCTCGATCCCGCCAATCCGAAGAAACTGATGTCGCGCCTGCGGCGTTTGTTCGCGCGCTCGGGGCTCGAGCGCGAGGAAGTCAACATCGTGCGCGGCATCGCGAAACACATCCTCATGCTGAAGGGCAAGGGCGACGGCCGCTGA
- the cysE gene encoding serine O-acetyltransferase: MFKRLREDIATIRERDPAARSAWEVLTCYPGLHALVLHRFAHACWRAQYRWLARYVSQLARFLTGIEIHPGATVGRRVFIDHGMGVVIGETAEVGDDCTIYQGVTLGGTSLTRGAKRHPTLGAGVIVGAGAKVLGGFTVGAGAKIGSNAVVVKPVPEGATAVGNPARIVAPAKAAVDVASQAVAAGAAANAKPAREGFCAYGISPNADDPVSLAIHGLIDHAATQTQRVDAIVVALERLGTRLEALHGADAALIELRRLSAGIECSAAATAQAATRADTTHQADNADQAPANV, encoded by the coding sequence ATGTTCAAGAGACTTCGCGAAGACATCGCCACGATCCGCGAGCGCGATCCCGCCGCCCGCAGCGCCTGGGAAGTTCTCACCTGTTATCCGGGGCTGCACGCGCTCGTGCTGCATCGTTTCGCGCATGCGTGCTGGCGCGCGCAATACCGCTGGCTCGCGCGCTACGTCTCGCAGCTCGCGCGCTTTCTGACCGGCATCGAGATTCACCCGGGCGCGACCGTCGGCCGCCGCGTGTTCATCGACCATGGCATGGGCGTGGTGATCGGCGAGACGGCCGAAGTTGGCGACGACTGCACGATCTACCAGGGCGTGACGCTCGGCGGCACCTCGCTCACGCGCGGCGCGAAGCGTCACCCCACGCTCGGCGCGGGCGTGATCGTCGGGGCGGGCGCGAAGGTGCTCGGCGGTTTCACGGTGGGCGCGGGCGCGAAGATCGGCTCGAACGCGGTGGTCGTGAAGCCGGTGCCGGAAGGCGCGACGGCGGTGGGCAATCCCGCGCGCATCGTGGCGCCCGCGAAGGCGGCCGTCGATGTGGCCAGCCAGGCGGTGGCTGCGGGCGCGGCCGCGAACGCGAAGCCGGCGCGCGAAGGCTTTTGCGCCTACGGCATTTCGCCGAACGCGGACGATCCCGTGTCGCTCGCGATTCATGGCCTGATCGATCATGCGGCGACGCAAACCCAGCGTGTGGATGCGATTGTCGTGGCGCTGGAGCGGCTGGGCACGCGACTCGAAGCGCTGCACGGCGCGGACGCGGCGTTGATCGAGTTGCGGCGCTTGTCGGCCGGCATCGAGTGCAGCGCGGCAGCCACGGCCCAAGCCGCCACGCGCGCGGACACAACCCATCAAGCGGATAACGCCGACCAGGCGCCGGCGAACGTCTGA